A genomic region of Manihot esculenta cultivar AM560-2 chromosome 15, M.esculenta_v8, whole genome shotgun sequence contains the following coding sequences:
- the LOC110600713 gene encoding putative caffeoyl-CoA O-methyltransferase At1g67980, with protein sequence MLHVQLPPKGILKNNALMKYVFDTSAYPREHKELKNLREATEKRYGNDSRMAVPVDEGQFLSMLVKIMNAKKTLEIGVFTGYSLLSTALALPDDGQVLSLMCSQINKKFFIIFPHFDDIRTQDFVKQITGIDIDQEAYEFGLQFIRQAGVEHKINFIQSIGIEGVNQILNNQDKVPKEEFDFAFVDADKHGYKQYHEQLLKLVKVGGVIAYDNTLWYGLVVEEEDAVPEDLRGSTKAILDFNEALASDPRVEISHVSIGDGVTLCRRLV encoded by the exons ATGTTGCACGTGCAGTTACCTCCTAAAGGCATCCTCAAGAACAATGCTCTTATGAAG TACGTCTTTGATACTAGTGCATATCCCAGAGAGCACAAGGAACTGAAGAATTTGCGAGAAGCCACAGAGAAACGATATGGAAACGA TAGCCGGATGGCTGTGCCAGTTGATGAAGGGCAATTCCTGTCAATGCTAGTGAAGATTATGAACGCCAAGAAAACATTGGAGATTGGTGTTTTTACAGGCTATTCTCTTCTTTCTACTGCACTAGCATTGCCAGATGATGGCCAGGTTTTATCCCTTATGTGTAGCCAGATAAATAAGaaattctttattatttttccacATTTTGATGATATAAGAACGCAAGATTTTGTGAAGCAGATAACAGGAATTGACATAGATCAAGAAGCTTATGAATTTGGATTACAATTCATCCGCCAGGCAGGCGTAGAGCACAAGATCAACTTCATCCAATCAATTGGAATTGAAGGGGTGAACCAAATCCTGAACAAC CAGGATAAGGTTCCTAAGGAAGAATTTGACTTCGCATTTGTGGATGCTGATAAACACGGCTACAAGCAATACCATGAACAATTGCTGAAGCTGGTTAAGGTTGGAGGCGTAATAGCTTACGATAACACTTTATGGTATGGCCTTGTTGTTGAAGAAGAAGATGCAGTGCCCGAGGATCTAAGGGGATCCACCAAAGCTATACTGGATTTCAACGAGGCTTTGGCTTCTGATCCTCGAGTAGAAATATCTCATGTTTCTATTGGTGATGGTGTTACCTTGTGCAGGCGTCTCGTGTAG
- the LOC110602004 gene encoding protein KNATM yields the protein MEVNSDENDRTIRVAGQKEEEEEEILKKRILLHPLFSLLVETHIDCIKVALGEIQDNDKANGKEEAKLKLETLNCADISEFDLFMEAYCIMLNKLKEAMKEPLQETESFIEGMYKQLNEINENHPEPNSSA from the exons ATGGAGGTTAATAGTGATGAGAATGATCGTACCATAAGGGTTGCGGGCcagaaagaggaagaagaagaagagattctTAAAAAGAGAATCTTACTGCATCCTTTGTTTTCACTTTTGGTTGAGACACATATCGACTGTATCAAG GTAGCTTTAGGTGAAATTCAAGATAACGATAAGGCGAATGGCAAAGAAGAAGCAAAATTAAAGCTTGAAACTCTCAATTGTGCTGATATTTCAGAGTTTGATCTCTTCATG GAAGCGTACTGCATTATGTTAAACAAACTCAAAGAGGCCATGAAGGAACCGTTGCAGGAGACAGAATCTTTCATCGAGGGAATGTACAAGCAACTAAATGAGATAAATGAGAATCACCCAGAACCCAACTCCTCTGCTTAG
- the LOC110601387 gene encoding putative caffeoyl-CoA O-methyltransferase At1g67980 isoform X2 gives MFRLPSKGVLQSEALKKYIYETTSYPREHKELKNLREATVNKYGNKSEMSVPVDEGQFLSMLVKIMNAKRTLEIGVFTGYSLLSTALALPHDGQVTGIDIDREAYEVGLPFIQQAGVEHKINFIQSNAISVLTEMVNNDRDRVEYDMAFVDADKFNYKQYHELLLKLVKVGGTIAYDNTLWFGFVAQEEEAVPEHLRETRKAILEINEYLACDPRIDISQVSIGDGVTLCRRLY, from the exons ATGTTTAGGTTACCTTCCAAAGGGGTTCTCCAAAGCGAAGCTCTTAAGAAG TACATCTATGAAACTACTTCATATCCTAGAGAGCACAAGGAACTCAAGAATTTACGAGAAGCTACAGTAAACAAGTATGGCAATAA GAGTGAGATGTCTGTGCCAGTTGATGAAGGTCAATTTCTATCAATGCTTGTAAAGATTATGAATGCCAAGAGAACCTTGGAGATTGGTGTTTTTACAGGCTATTCTCTCCTTTCCACTGCTCTTGCACTGCCTCATGATGGCCAG GTAACTGGAATAGACATAGATCGAGAAGCTTATGAAGTTGGATTACCATTCATTCAACAGGCAGGCGTGGAGCACAAAATCAACTTCATCCAATCAAATGCCATCTCAGTGTTGACTGAAATGGTGAACAAT GATAGAGATAGAGTGGAATATGACATGGCATTTGTGGATGCTGACAAATTCAACTATAAGCAATACCATGAACTACTGCTGAAACTAGTAAAAGTTGGAGGAACAATAGCTTATGATAATACCTTGTGGTTTGGGTTTGTTGctcaagaagaagaagctgtGCCGGAGCATCTAAGGGAGACAAGAAAGGCCATACTGGAAATCAATGAATATCTGGCCTGTGATCCTCGCATCGATATCTCACAAGTTTCTATCGGTGATGGTGTTACTTTGTGCAGGCGTCTCTATTGA
- the LOC110601387 gene encoding putative caffeoyl-CoA O-methyltransferase At1g67980 isoform X1 has product MFRLPSKGVLQSEALKKYIYETTSYPREHKELKNLREATVNKYGNKSEMSVPVDEGQFLSMLVKIMNAKRTLEIGVFTGYSLLSTALALPHDGQVTGIDIDREAYEVGLPFIQQAGVEHKINFIQSNAISVLTEMVNNQDRDRVEYDMAFVDADKFNYKQYHELLLKLVKVGGTIAYDNTLWFGFVAQEEEAVPEHLRETRKAILEINEYLACDPRIDISQVSIGDGVTLCRRLY; this is encoded by the exons ATGTTTAGGTTACCTTCCAAAGGGGTTCTCCAAAGCGAAGCTCTTAAGAAG TACATCTATGAAACTACTTCATATCCTAGAGAGCACAAGGAACTCAAGAATTTACGAGAAGCTACAGTAAACAAGTATGGCAATAA GAGTGAGATGTCTGTGCCAGTTGATGAAGGTCAATTTCTATCAATGCTTGTAAAGATTATGAATGCCAAGAGAACCTTGGAGATTGGTGTTTTTACAGGCTATTCTCTCCTTTCCACTGCTCTTGCACTGCCTCATGATGGCCAG GTAACTGGAATAGACATAGATCGAGAAGCTTATGAAGTTGGATTACCATTCATTCAACAGGCAGGCGTGGAGCACAAAATCAACTTCATCCAATCAAATGCCATCTCAGTGTTGACTGAAATGGTGAACAAT CAGGATAGAGATAGAGTGGAATATGACATGGCATTTGTGGATGCTGACAAATTCAACTATAAGCAATACCATGAACTACTGCTGAAACTAGTAAAAGTTGGAGGAACAATAGCTTATGATAATACCTTGTGGTTTGGGTTTGTTGctcaagaagaagaagctgtGCCGGAGCATCTAAGGGAGACAAGAAAGGCCATACTGGAAATCAATGAATATCTGGCCTGTGATCCTCGCATCGATATCTCACAAGTTTCTATCGGTGATGGTGTTACTTTGTGCAGGCGTCTCTATTGA